In Pyrus communis chromosome 15, drPyrComm1.1, whole genome shotgun sequence, the genomic stretch TCATTTGAATGCATGATTGAAAGATCAACAAGTACTACCTAATAAGGGCAGAGCAAGtttgaatcatttttttttttttggaattgtgTTTATTATAGTTATTTGGATGAAAATACTAATTGATGCATATAATGTATGCAACCATTAGTTGCACATTCATAAGGCccgaatattttttttttttcaaaggaaACGAATTATTAAGATGTACGAATCTTTGAAGAACCATGAAagtgaaaataataattgaaatttCTATTGTAAACCAGATGCAGAAGCAGCTTTAGCGAAATGAATCTTGGAAGATAGTGAGAGTAGGAAATTAGTTGAAAAAAAAGGTGACAAGCAAGTGAAAGAAAGAGGGGAAAGAAAAAGCTCTTgataaagaagaaaagctttAAAGAAGAAATAAATAGTTGGAACtttgaagaaataaataaattgaattagtGTAGTTTGTGAGATTGGTGGGCATGCATGCTTGCTGGAAGGCTAGCTAAAAGGCGAAAGAGCAGGCTAAAAGAAAAGTTAAGCTCGCCCATGCTCTCTGATCTCACATTCCCCTTTTTCGTCTGATGTGAACTTTGTGGGGCTGAGAATTATAATATAGCCCCTTCTTTTGATGGAGAATGACAACTTAATCAGACTTTAATTGTTCTTTAATTCTTCAGCTAAATGTCTTTGTCAGAAGCTCAAACAAATATTTGATGGAGAATATAATCCATGTTCACAAGTATATATAGTTAATATTTCGATCCCACCCTTtttagggttaattagtgaGGCTAAACTAGTTCAACCCTAGCTCCCATTGCAGTACTAGCTCGACCAGATATAACAAGTAGCTGTTAGCTTTAGTTCTTCCCATTGAACATAAATGCACTTGCAGATAATAGTAACAcacggagtaggattctcttccctccatatcacctcccctcccctccTCTTCACTCTGCTTTGTCTTTTCTTTCTATAAAGAAACCAAtacaagatgttgacgtggtttaatcaTGAGTGTTCAAATAAGATGGGACGGGAGAGACAATGGGAGAAGAGAATCCAGATCcgtaacacacacacacatatcttAAATATCGCATCTGTTCAGACTTACATGTACAGAGGCAGCCTCAAATTTATcgttattttttaaaagtagCAGACAGTTAGTTATGTACatcaaatatttatattttgtctGGCAAGAGTTTTTTTGGGTTAGAGAAATTGTTTGCCACTAGCAGCTAGGAGGTATATGATTGAACAATTAATTAGGTTACACTTGTTTTATCCTGATCTATTTCAACCATCATAAACAAGTATTTTGAACATATATATTTTGATAGTATTCTACTCTTGAATAAGGAGTGAATTGCCTGCCCCTGCCTCCCTCATATTTGCTTCGTCTACCTCAAGATCTGGGCCGGAGAATGGCGAAAATACTAGATATATAATTGACAATATCTGCTGTACTCGTACAATTAATATTTATTCAATTTGGCGTCTACCATTTAATTTGTGCCATATGTGTACAATATCGCTCTTCACATTTACAAGCTTCTGttgttctatatatatatatatatgaagttaTATACATATAGATAATCACGAAAGAGATCCACAGATTTGAAAGTAAAAATGCAGATTGTTCAGTTCGTGAAGAAGCCGATCATGCAGAATAAAAGTTTGAATTAGAAAGGTCTTAGATGTCCTAATTAAATATCAATCTTCTCTATAGATATCTCCACACGAATCTTTGATTTGTAACTGATGTGATCAATCGTCAATGTTCGTCTAATCTACTCAGCTTCCAATCCATATGCATCACAAAGTTGCTTTAAAAACCAAAGAACAAAGGCTATAAAGTGGAGACCAATCGTATGACCAAAACATAGAAGCAACTGTACTGTCGTTGAACCTACACACATGAATGGAAATCTCTTTTTGGGACAAGCCATTCCTAAGTACGTACACATCTCACTAACCCTAAACTATACCCGGTATGCTATTGATCTACTCAGTCGGACCTTCTTGTTTTACCTTCTTTACCATTCTTCTCATTTTCAATGTTACACAATGATTGGAGCTATTACTttctattttaccctttattaaACATCAactttgcaaaaaattaattagaaattgtttgaccgttttgttgaaatttaaaagtttaattGAATAACATGATTTGTGTGTTATTGGATAACCGTTAGATGACTAAACAATTTCACATTTAATTTAGCATAGTTGGTCTTTACAAAGTGACCTTGAAACTATATGGTTCGTATCATTGTGCAATATTGTAGAATTATAAAAAGAGACGAGAATGTTCAATTAAAAAAGTTGCTACAATCACATAGTTATTCTAAGGGGAAagggatcccttccaccaagtcCACAAAGTCCAGTCATCCGggccattaaaatttgatccaaccgCTATAAACAGGGggcccctttaaaagttataataactttaaccgttggatcaaatttcaatggcctggATGAGTGGACTTGGTGGACTTGATGGAAGGGATCCAGAGAATATCCTTTTCCATTCTAAAGGATCATCGGGGGCAGAACTCCCTCTTTACTTGATCTAACCCTAATTCCAAGGGGATAAACTAAAGATtatatatgtaattaatttgattCGTACAAACACAAAAGGGCCACATGCAACATGCAGTTCTCTTAGTGTTTTATACAAATGTTGTCAAGATAAAAAGATATCTTAGCTATTTCATTCAAAAGTTTATAAAGCCATGACTAGCTATGTCTGGCTTTGCTAGGACTACTTGTGATAGAAGTCTGCGTTCAACGTAGCTATATGCTAGCTAGTTGATCACACAAGGCTTCAAATCAAAATACTAGATTTGTGTCTACGTGTGCGTCTCAAACACTAAAAAGAAGGTTAATTGCAATCATCGACCTTTCTTGTCCCTCTTGAAGATTGCCATCCTCCAAGACGTGCACTTTAATCAACGGAAGTGATGTTCACCACCAAAAACCCCAAAGGATACAATTTTACGAAAAGGCAAAGTTATTGTTGAGCAATATTGATTGCCTCGACAATCATGTGCTAATTTAGTTATTCCTATAACATACAAACTCGTAATCCATCATTGTTATCTTCTTACAATCTGGTTCATGAAATTCCCAAGTAATTATACCAGCTTGATTATCTCATCTTCACAACATGAACACAAAAAATCTTAGGACGACTTAATCCACAATCCGCCATCACCATATGCATAAACTTTCTAGAGAATTTTCATTATAATCGCTTTCCAATTTTACATCTAGTGATGATTTTTACAATTTAGATTAATGATTTTCATATGTTTACGCAATCGATATCACAAGATACAGAAAAATAAGCTAACCTTCATTTACATCGCTTAGATATATACTCATAATTGAAGATGTATGCACTATATGTTGCCAAACTGTGATAAGAATATTGTTTTGTTGTCAGAATTAATATCTTTTATAGAATTGACACATATGGTCTTTAAACTTATTTTGTTTACTAATGATGCGAAATTTGAGCCTAATTATCATTCATTGGACAGAATTGGAGAGTGATTCACTGCAGAGAACTCCTATTTGCTGATTATGCCGAGCATGCCAAATGGGGTGTGTGTGTCCATGGACATGTGGGCCGGTTGAGTGAGAGAAATAGAGCGTGGTTACTATCATTTCTCTTCTCAGACCTGGTTGACAGCCTTGGGATCGAAGGCAGAGATTTTCATCATGGCATAGAGGAAGTATACAAATACACAATCATCCGCCTGTAATTGCAGAGAGTGCAAAATAACATATAGCctagctagagagagagagagagagagagagagagagagagagagagagagagagagtaaaaagaaaatctaaattaaaaaaaaaaaaaaaaaagtgagagagagagaggtatggAGATGATATAAGTACTCAcgctctctttctttcttttcaaggctactttaatcaacacatgctgTAAACTTGAAAGAGTAAAGAAGAAAACTCAGAAAAGTGTCTTAGCTTGGCTAAAAGCAAACCGAGCAAGGTATGTGGGTGTCACACATGAATAACTGGGTTTCCTTTCTTTCAATTGAGTGATAGATTCTTGGAGCTAAGCTATACCCTAATTAGGTCTAGTTTATTACTGCTTATCTTGGGATTTTCAAgctttttcaaaaacaaaaaaaaataacaattataTCATTAATTATGGAGTCTGCAAATCTCCATCGCCAACAGCATCATCAGCTCCAAGAGAATCTTGTTGGGTCTTCTTCTTTAGCAGCTACTACCCCATCTTGCTATGCAGTTGGAACCAAGCATGCTTGGACCCCTACTACTACTTtgtaagtctctctctctctctctctctctctctctctctctctctctctctctctcccccccctcagaaatgaaatttaaataattaattagtgaACATTTGGTTGTTCATATATACTTCATAGGGAGTGCAGTGAGGAAGTGCATGGTTCCAGTTCATATATACTTCAGAAATTTTAGAGAATCGGgaatttatctttctttttaatattttcttttttggtattTGATGCTCATATCAGTGAGGAAGTGCATGGTTAGAACTAGAACTTTCTTGCTTGTTAGGTTCTTGCTGTTTGGAATATATAGGTTCTTTAAGCTTTTTTTTCTATATATCATTCGGAATtcgttttaattaattttctcatgataactttaattaaatgttgCGCAGGAGCAGTAGTGGTAACTCTTTATTAAATTCAAGCTTGGATCCCCTCAACAGTTCCATGGTTCCAGACTTGGGTTTTCACTGGCTCACTAATATTACTAGTGATCATCAATCTGCCCATGACCTTGCTAATATTAAAGAAGAGCTctcatcatcatcctcattaGATCATCACAGTTCCTTCCCAAAATTAACAGAAATGCTGACCGCTGCCGTGTCTAGCAGTAGCATCGAACATGACCAATATTTCCAATTTAtgaaaaatgagcaaaaagatCAAATGGTCATGAATGATCTCAGTGAGAAGCTCTTGCTCAAGACATTGTCTTCTGGATGCCAAATGAATAGTACTTTTAATGctcctcatcatcatcaaattTCACCATCAGCTAGAGATCACCATCAATTTTACTCAAATGATCATCATCATCTACTCCACAACTCTAATCTAATGGGAGGTGTGCCGCCAGCGATGCCAAGCAGATCTGCGGGGCACTTCAGCCAAATTTATCCGAGCATAAACGTTTCCAACTTGAACCGATCGTTGTCTTCGTCTACACTCTCGAGCTCTAGCTTGGACATGAACTTGCAGGCCATGGATCTCTTAGGTGCTTCTGCAAGATTTAGTACTGGCGATGGTAGTAGTTTTAGTACTCAGCCTAATGATTCACATGATACTTGTGGCTTATACAAGGAGAGGCAGAACTCGTTTGGTACTCTTGAACAGATGCATCAAGGAAAGgtattcttcttcttattctttttaGCAGGACTAGCTATATTACCCTACTTAAACCTTAATAATTAGATAACATTAGCTTTTCTTCTTGAGTTAATCTACAAATGTATTTGTAATGTATTAACGTCCACGCATAACATTATACCATGTCTTTCCATATACCATTAAAATAGTTGTTATTATGGTTAGTGAGACATTAACTGTTACACTAAGTTAAACCTTAAAACTGATATGTTAGGCTTATGGGATTTGATATACATGTAGATGTAGCGGAAGTAATTAACATGGTAACAATTTGCTAAACAAATAAAGTAGAATCCAAAAGTTAATATACTTTTTTTCTAAACATCTTTATTTGCTTATATCACCAAAAGAACATTTAAGCACCTCTCCTTTTTGCAACATTGGGGTATGCCTTCAACTTTATACAGTCTTTGCATCTTCTTTTTcagaatgcttttttttttctttctttccaagACTGGTTTTGGTGATCAATTTACATCTGATTACAACAATCTTAATTTACTcttaattattataaaattttaaaaaattcaaattaggTATCGTCTTTCGACAATGAAATAACAGAAGTGAAGAGACCCGGCAGTTTGATTGAGCCAAAGGCAACTCAAGCAGCTGCGCCAAAGAAATCGCGATTTGAGTCGCGCACTTCATGCCCACCCTTTAAGGTAATATTCATCGTTATAGTAGCCAATTTCTGAAgctgaaattatttttttgcaaaaaattaataaaaacaaacaaaacctgAAGATTATTTGCTTTATAATACAGGTTAGGAAGGAAAAATTAGGAGATAGAATCGCAGCTCTTCAACAATTGGTGGCACCTTTCGGCAAGGTATAGTTTTTATTCTGTTCTTTTTAGTCTACATGTAATTTATTTTCTCTCTGTTTATTTAAGTACAGCACGTAATTAGCAAATCTATACCATTTTATTGCAGACAGACACAGCATCCGTACTAATGGAGGCTATCGGATACATCAAATTCCTTCAAAACCAGGTCGaggtatgtacttaagtgtttTCATTAATCTTAATTACGGTTTGATTAATATTCTTTAATCCCACAAACTGTACTACGTATAAGTTAAGTTCTTCCTACGTTTGACACATGCATACACAACCCTAGCTGCTAGGGTTTCTTAATTTTTGCCATTCTTTTGAAGGTTTAACCTTACCTCTGTGATCTCTTTCTCCAAGTGATTTTTGCCAAGACGTAACACACACATATAGTGGCTCTTCTTCCTGTCAGGTTTTCTACATACATATAGATACCTGCGATTCATTGTTTTGCAAATTAATCATGCAGTACTATATAAGTAATCTTGTCTCTGGTCTGGTCTTTCATGCCCACGTGGCTCCATTGGATTGAACTAAACACGATatcaagaagaaaataaaatgggtTTCATCAATCTTTCTCAAAGAACAAAAAAGGAAACCACTATAGACGTACACTCgaaatatattcattttttcGTGTCTGGCTTAATCTTATCTTAATTTGGACTTGGGATCTAACTAAAGATGTCTTGTCATTCATTAATCACGACATTCGCAATATTACTCTGCATGCATGCTTGGTATGAGTCACAGATCGAATCATAATATTTCCTTCTTTTGATTTTACACGTTTTGTGCAGACACTAAGTGTCCCGTACATGAAGTCATCTCGCAATAAGACCTCAAAAACAATATTACAAGGGGTAAGTAGTTAGGGTTTTCTTTATGATTTGGAGTTCATGTGAGTCTAATATCATGATTAATCCCATACGCCAACCCTGATTAAAATGCCTAAAAATTGTTAGAAActagtttttgttgttttataagatatttttgtttttctttagaCTTTAGTCTTTTGCCCTACATGCATTTTTCTTGTGAAAGTTATTCATAATTTAGTTTAGATGACATCCTACTAATTAATAATGATGATTAGGGCATGGCGGAGATCAATGGAAATGGAGAGACGCGAGATCTCAGAAGTAGAGGGCTCTGCCTCGTGCCATTGTCGTGCATGTCTTATGTGACTGGTGACGTCCGCGGTGGTGGCGGTGGCTGTGGAAACGTTTGGCCAACGACTAACTTTGGTGGAGGGACGTAATAGTAATGAGTATCAATACATATGGTCAGTATCATAAAATCAAGATAAAAAGTCTGGGTCAGCTGAATAATTGGCTTATTCTTTTAGAGAGTGATTTacgcacattttttttcttcttgcacACCCTTGCTTATTTGTGAGTTggattgcataaaccaaaatgAAATCGAAATAAACAAAGGTgtgcagaagaaaaaaaaaggtgtacGGAAATCATTTTCGTTCTTGAAGCCAATAATAGTGAATCATAAATCCCCTCTTAGTTTTAATGGAGCAAATTTGGTCGTCCTCTAAGTATTCATGGATGGACCAAGTTTGATCCATTAACAATTTATGTGTACCAGTACTAGATCTAGCCTCTCGGCCTTAGGGGACCTTGTTTCACATACTTTATGAATGCAATttattaaggattttttttcaCTGCTGGTTTTGAAATTGGACCAATCAATCAAAATGGTTGTTGGAAtagaaaatttatta encodes the following:
- the LOC137718693 gene encoding transcription factor bHLH110-like, whose protein sequence is MESANLHRQQHHQLQENLVGSSSLAATTPSCYAVGTKHAWTPTTTLSSSGNSLLNSSLDPLNSSMVPDLGFHWLTNITSDHQSAHDLANIKEELSSSSSLDHHSSFPKLTEMLTAAVSSSSIEHDQYFQFMKNEQKDQMVMNDLSEKLLLKTLSSGCQMNSTFNAPHHHQISPSARDHHQFYSNDHHHLLHNSNLMGGVPPAMPSRSAGHFSQIYPSINVSNLNRSLSSSTLSSSSLDMNLQAMDLLGASARFSTGDGSSFSTQPNDSHDTCGLYKERQNSFGTLEQMHQGKVSSFDNEITEVKRPGSLIEPKATQAAAPKKSRFESRTSCPPFKVRKEKLGDRIAALQQLVAPFGKTDTASVLMEAIGYIKFLQNQVETLSVPYMKSSRNKTSKTILQGGMAEINGNGETRDLRSRGLCLVPLSCMSYVTGDVRGGGGGCGNVWPTTNFGGGT